One part of the Rothia sp. ZJ932 genome encodes these proteins:
- a CDS encoding acyltransferase family protein codes for MQQEHVFYSSVRPEEGTRRFVLPGLDGLRAVAVLLVVIYHLWPAALPGGMIGVDIFFVISGYLITALLLREGAYTGKMNIIAFWVRRLRRLVPAVAALVLTIAPVALLVGGDILVGFGRQLLGAFTYSSNWFSIAAGNDYFTQTSPELLTNFWSLAVEEQFYFFWPVVLVFACIFLKTWRQRALVPVILGVLSLVLVIILVWSGGSFARIYYGTDTHLYGLMLGVLLALLIPWSMYPPVDARLYTHVGYGNGLWGTVRALVGWFSLAAIVPLARVLSEHEQSVLQPWGLLAGALLGLGVLQALLPDTRSAIARWLRGALSFAPLVWIGKRSYGIYLWHWPLAVLAHYIFGPGFGLWVQIPLLLLTLTIAGFSYMYIETPVRRYGFRGALTAWVEAIFSPAKALPVAGVALLVVGAAANVFAVQTAPHMTEAQALIAQGKAQLNRAQQESGSSHVAENQQTTAPDAPSSVSTDSAEIAPEESNSGISIIGDSVSLASAGQLHEKLPDSAVNAEISRQFAAAPDIIFSLKQEGTLGDTLVLSLTTNSTISPTMVDQAITAAKDAGVQHIVLVTGQAPAHLTWVQASNEVLQATAQRHPEVALADWATASTGKPQLFANDGVHPTPEGAELYAQTIKDAVEKVKGR; via the coding sequence ATGCAGCAAGAACACGTTTTCTACTCCAGCGTTCGCCCTGAAGAAGGAACCAGGCGTTTCGTTCTGCCCGGTCTTGATGGGTTGCGAGCTGTGGCGGTCTTGCTAGTGGTCATCTACCACCTGTGGCCAGCTGCTCTTCCCGGCGGCATGATCGGTGTTGATATCTTTTTTGTCATCTCTGGTTACTTGATTACAGCGCTCTTACTACGCGAAGGCGCGTACACCGGCAAGATGAACATTATTGCTTTTTGGGTACGCCGCCTGCGCAGGCTCGTTCCGGCTGTTGCTGCTCTGGTGCTCACCATAGCTCCCGTGGCGCTTCTGGTCGGTGGGGATATTCTGGTAGGATTCGGCAGGCAGCTGCTCGGTGCGTTTACCTATTCTTCTAACTGGTTCTCTATCGCTGCCGGTAACGACTATTTCACGCAGACTTCGCCCGAACTACTGACGAATTTCTGGTCGTTGGCGGTGGAGGAGCAGTTCTACTTCTTCTGGCCCGTTGTCTTAGTGTTTGCCTGTATCTTTTTGAAAACCTGGCGGCAGCGAGCATTGGTGCCGGTTATTCTGGGCGTTCTCTCGCTGGTATTAGTAATAATTTTGGTATGGTCAGGCGGCAGCTTTGCTCGTATCTACTACGGCACTGACACGCACCTCTACGGGCTGATGCTCGGAGTGCTTTTGGCACTGCTAATCCCGTGGAGCATGTACCCGCCCGTGGACGCGCGTCTTTACACCCACGTAGGCTATGGCAACGGTCTCTGGGGTACAGTCCGGGCTCTTGTGGGGTGGTTCAGTCTTGCCGCTATAGTGCCGTTGGCTAGGGTGCTTTCTGAGCATGAGCAGTCTGTGTTGCAGCCCTGGGGATTGCTGGCTGGGGCGTTATTGGGGCTCGGCGTTTTGCAGGCGCTACTGCCCGATACTCGCTCAGCCATTGCCCGGTGGCTCAGAGGTGCTCTATCGTTCGCGCCCCTGGTCTGGATTGGTAAGCGTTCCTACGGAATCTATCTGTGGCACTGGCCGCTGGCTGTATTAGCCCACTATATTTTCGGTCCCGGCTTCGGTCTGTGGGTACAGATTCCCCTGCTCCTGTTGACTCTAACTATTGCTGGTTTTTCCTATATGTACATCGAGACGCCGGTGCGCAGGTACGGTTTCCGAGGGGCCCTCACAGCCTGGGTGGAGGCGATCTTCTCCCCCGCTAAAGCCCTGCCTGTTGCTGGCGTAGCTCTGCTGGTTGTGGGTGCAGCAGCTAATGTTTTCGCGGTACAAACCGCCCCGCACATGACCGAAGCCCAAGCTCTGATTGCTCAGGGAAAAGCCCAGCTTAACCGGGCGCAACAAGAATCTGGATCTTCACACGTGGCTGAGAATCAACAAACGACAGCACCCGACGCGCCCTCTTCCGTATCTACTGATAGTGCAGAAATAGCTCCCGAAGAAAGCAATAGCGGCATCAGCATTATTGGCGACTCAGTGTCATTGGCATCTGCCGGTCAGCTTCACGAGAAACTACCCGACTCCGCCGTCAATGCTGAAATCTCACGGCAGTTCGCAGCAGCTCCGGACATCATTTTCTCACTCAAGCAAGAAGGCACACTAGGCGATACCCTGGTGCTCTCTTTGACCACCAACTCCACCATTTCCCCAACCATGGTCGACCAAGCCATCACCGCAGCCAAAGACGCAGGCGTACAACATATCGTGCTCGTCACCGGCCAGGCACCCGCCCACCTCACCTGGGTTCAGGCTTCCAACGAGGTGCTGCAAGCCACCGCCCAACGACACCCGGAGGTAGCGCTCGCCGACTGGGCAACTGCATCCACCGGCAAACCCCAGCTTTTCGCGAACGACGGCGTCCACCCCACCCCCGAAGGCGCCGAGCTCTACGCCCAAACCATCAAGGACGCGGTAGAGAAGGTAAAGGGGCGCTAG
- the dapB gene encoding 4-hydroxy-tetrahydrodipicolinate reductase, producing the protein MTRILKVAVVGAGGRMGSEAVRAINTAEDMDLVAALGSGDSLQELVDAGAEIVVDLTVPSVTEKNVRFAVENGMHAVVGTTGWDTERLENLRALLAENPQVGVLIAPNFAIGSILATEFAAKAARYFDSVEVIEMHHPNKVDAPSGTAVHTARKIAEARVNAGVGESPDATEHDEGGSRGAVVDGVHVHAVRLRGLVAHQEILLGDPGQQLVIRHDSFDRASFMPGVLLGVREVAQQPGLTHGLDGYLDLS; encoded by the coding sequence ATGACGAGAATTCTTAAAGTTGCTGTTGTCGGGGCGGGCGGACGCATGGGTAGCGAAGCTGTGCGAGCTATCAACACTGCTGAGGATATGGATCTGGTAGCGGCACTGGGGTCTGGCGACTCTTTGCAGGAACTGGTTGATGCCGGCGCTGAAATCGTCGTTGACCTGACCGTCCCTTCTGTCACTGAGAAGAACGTGCGGTTCGCAGTTGAAAACGGCATGCATGCGGTGGTGGGCACGACTGGGTGGGACACTGAACGCCTCGAGAATTTGCGTGCTTTGTTAGCTGAAAACCCGCAGGTTGGTGTGCTTATTGCCCCCAATTTTGCTATCGGTTCGATTCTTGCCACCGAGTTTGCCGCTAAAGCCGCTCGCTATTTTGATTCTGTTGAGGTTATCGAGATGCACCACCCGAATAAGGTTGATGCGCCCTCGGGTACAGCGGTTCACACCGCCCGCAAAATCGCTGAGGCACGAGTAAACGCCGGCGTAGGAGAGTCCCCTGATGCTACCGAACACGATGAGGGCGGTTCACGCGGTGCGGTTGTTGACGGTGTACACGTTCACGCGGTTCGTCTGCGAGGGCTTGTTGCTCATCAGGAAATCTTGCTGGGCGATCCGGGGCAGCAGCTGGTGATTCGCCATGATTCCTTTGACCGTGCGTCCTTTATGCCCGGTGTACTCTTGGGCGTTCGAGAAGTTGCCCAGCAACCCGGTCTGACGCACGGGCTTGACGGGTATTTGGATCTTTCATAG